Proteins from a single region of Stappia sp. ES.058:
- a CDS encoding MarR family winged helix-turn-helix transcriptional regulator, translating into MSASLDRGCLDDLVGHLLRHAFLRGHQVFAGVFEGDGLTPLQFMVLELVDRNPGLTHREVAGAMSCAPSVLTTALKPLVASGVLLRGAVAADGRRAAYRLSDGGRDRFRKLRPKISRAESLLLADLDDAEQAVLRAMLRRIATRV; encoded by the coding sequence GTGTCCGCATCCCTGGACCGGGGCTGTCTCGATGATCTCGTAGGTCATCTCCTGCGGCATGCCTTTCTGCGCGGGCATCAGGTCTTCGCCGGCGTTTTCGAAGGCGACGGCCTCACGCCGCTGCAGTTCATGGTTCTGGAACTGGTCGACAGGAATCCCGGTTTGACCCACCGCGAGGTCGCCGGGGCCATGTCCTGTGCGCCGTCGGTGCTGACCACCGCGCTCAAGCCGCTGGTCGCGTCCGGAGTGCTGTTGCGCGGGGCCGTTGCGGCGGACGGACGACGGGCGGCCTATCGGTTGTCGGACGGCGGGCGGGACCGGTTCCGCAAGCTGCGACCGAAGATTTCCAGGGCGGAATCTCTGCTGCTCGCAGACCTCGACGATGCTGAACAGGCGGTCCTGCGGGCAATGCTTCGTCGCATTGCAACTCGCGTTTGA